A genomic region of Candidatus Paceibacterota bacterium contains the following coding sequences:
- a CDS encoding thermostable hemolysin gives MLTLRAIFPGDPLFPLVRSFVSRVYSTRLEVINPANPDAFAALFFHGTPIACAGIFSAATHKPLFFERFFDYPILEEIDPTGPRATFAELGALAIEAPEALSKHVQQIAALILIAASLIAYEEQITHLVFIGDRLLPRFSKLFGVPFHNFGRVEPHNIEPEFRAKLERYFRVGRNAYTVPTTPVKRIKNEIMDGLMATLGVIEHESMLPRVATLVS, from the coding sequence ATGCTCACTCTTCGTGCAATATTCCCCGGCGACCCCCTCTTCCCCCTTGTGCGGAGCTTTGTAAGCCGCGTGTACTCAACCAGATTGGAGGTTATCAACCCCGCAAACCCCGACGCATTTGCGGCACTATTTTTCCATGGCACTCCGATAGCGTGTGCGGGAATATTTAGCGCAGCGACACATAAACCTCTATTCTTCGAGAGGTTCTTCGATTATCCGATTCTTGAGGAGATTGACCCCACGGGGCCACGCGCCACTTTCGCGGAGCTTGGCGCACTAGCTATTGAAGCACCAGAAGCATTGTCGAAGCATGTGCAGCAGATTGCAGCACTTATCCTAATCGCAGCTTCACTAATCGCATATGAGGAGCAGATTACGCATCTTGTATTTATCGGAGACAGACTGCTTCCTCGTTTTTCGAAGCTATTTGGTGTCCCGTTTCACAATTTTGGACGGGTTGAACCACACAACATTGAGCCAGAGTTTAGAGCAAAACTCGAACGTTATTTCAGGGTTGGAAGAAATGCCTATACAGTACCCACCACACCCGTTAAACGGATCAAGAATGAAATTATGGATGGACTTATGGCTACTCTCGGTGTAATAGAGCATGAATCAATGCTTCCCCGTGTTGCCACGCTTGTCTCATAA
- a CDS encoding DNA alkylation repair protein has product MTTAVQAKRILRQYRSVERAIGAARFFKTEKGEYGYGDVFIGVTVPDTRKVAKQFSNLPLNEIGKLLMSKIHEDRLLALIILVIQFEHGDERTRRDIYRFYIAKRSAVDNWDLVDTSASRIVGSFLLNHHRERSILTKLALSDRLWDRRIAVIATLAFIEKKSSAEIFMLARMLIDDPHDLMHKAIGWMLREVGKRIGRDEECKFLDVYASKLPRTALRYALEHFEPPLRDHYMKKRIP; this is encoded by the coding sequence ATGACAACTGCAGTGCAAGCAAAAAGAATACTTCGTCAGTATAGAAGCGTAGAGCGAGCGATTGGTGCCGCACGATTTTTTAAAACAGAGAAAGGGGAATACGGTTATGGAGATGTGTTTATTGGGGTGACTGTTCCTGATACTAGGAAAGTGGCAAAGCAATTTTCAAATCTTCCTCTTAATGAGATTGGGAAGCTCTTGATGAGTAAAATTCATGAAGATCGATTGCTCGCGCTTATTATTTTGGTCATACAATTCGAGCATGGTGATGAACGGACAAGGAGAGACATATATCGATTTTATATAGCAAAGCGCAGTGCTGTCGACAATTGGGATCTCGTAGATACTTCGGCATCTCGTATTGTAGGGTCGTTTCTTCTTAATCACCACCGCGAAAGATCAATACTTACTAAGCTCGCACTTTCTGATCGACTTTGGGACCGCCGTATTGCAGTTATTGCAACACTCGCATTCATAGAGAAGAAAAGTAGCGCGGAGATATTTATGCTTGCACGCATGCTTATCGATGACCCTCATGATCTTATGCACAAGGCAATAGGGTGGATGCTTAGGGAGGTGGGGAAACGCATTGGTCGTGATGAGGAGTGTAAGTTTCTCGACGTATATGCTTCTAAATTACCTCGAACTGCCTTACGCTATGCACTCGAACATTTTGAACCCCCATTGCGCGATCATTATATGAAAAAACGCATACCGTAA